One segment of Papaver somniferum cultivar HN1 unplaced genomic scaffold, ASM357369v1 unplaced-scaffold_1720, whole genome shotgun sequence DNA contains the following:
- the LOC113337689 gene encoding probable glycosyltransferase At3g42180: MADLMIICRTHFIVFASFLSILLLTLYFSAYNNHQTPNSTLSRAPNTREKLTGAEKIEDELSRARDAIRMAIQTRNYTSNKVEDFIPSGTVYRNSYAFHQ, encoded by the exons ATGGCAGACCTTATGATAATTTGCAGAACACATTTCATAGTCTTTGCTTCTTTTCTTTCTATCCTCCTTCTTACTCTCTATTTTTCAGCTTATAACAATCATCAAACACCAAATAGTACTTTGTCTCGCGCTCCCAACACTAGA GAAAAACTTACCGGTGCGGAGAAAATTGAAGATGAGCTTTCAAGAGCTAGGGATGCGATTCGAATGGCGATTCAAACACGCAATTACACGTCTAATAAAGTAGAAGATTTCATTCCCAGTGGAACAGTTTACAGGAATTCATACGCCTTTCATCAGTAA